In the genome of Fulvivirga maritima, one region contains:
- a CDS encoding KTSC domain-containing protein: MKRIKEYKKLFNIDSAIDLKDLKKTYRNLVKEWHPDKFQEGDEKAEEAKVMSLKIIDAYHFLISIAPETKEANLDAYTKTTTESGIDGYKHKGLLLEMSFTDGSTYEYFGVNSNVFNKFLNASNPYRFAKRNIFHSFLYRKSKKDAKQEESAA, encoded by the coding sequence ATGAAGCGTATCAAAGAATACAAAAAGTTGTTTAACATCGATTCAGCGATTGATCTGAAAGACTTAAAAAAAACCTACCGCAACCTCGTAAAAGAGTGGCATCCTGATAAATTTCAAGAGGGCGATGAAAAAGCTGAAGAAGCGAAAGTGATGAGCCTAAAAATAATAGATGCTTACCACTTTCTAATTAGCATTGCTCCTGAAACCAAAGAGGCCAACCTGGATGCCTACACTAAAACCACCACAGAATCTGGCATAGATGGATATAAGCATAAAGGGCTACTGCTGGAAATGAGCTTTACAGACGGCTCTACCTATGAGTATTTTGGAGTGAACAGCAATGTTTTTAATAAATTTCTCAATGCGAGTAACCCATATCGTTTTGCTAAACGCAACATATTCCATTCTTTCCTTTACAGAAAATCTAAAAAAGACGCCAAGCAAGAAGAGTCTGCTGCTTAG